Proteins encoded in a region of the Clostridium beijerinckii genome:
- the spoIIAA gene encoding anti-sigma F factor antagonist produces MYLKFEKQKNILITTLSGELDHNSAEEVRVKIDDRIDRDNIEKVILNFSGVTFMDSSGIGAVLGRYKKLSNKGGMLCIAEPNKNVNRIFELAGLYKLIKNYNTVDEAVRCI; encoded by the coding sequence ATGTATTTAAAATTTGAGAAACAAAAAAATATTCTAATAACTACTCTTAGTGGTGAACTAGATCATAATAGTGCAGAGGAAGTTAGAGTAAAAATTGATGATAGGATAGATAGAGATAATATAGAAAAAGTTATTTTAAATTTTTCAGGAGTTACTTTTATGGATAGTTCAGGAATTGGAGCTGTCTTGGGTAGATATAAAAAACTATCGAACAAAGGGGGTATGCTTTGTATTGCAGAACCTAATAAGAATGTTAATAGAATTTTTGAACTGGCCGGATTGTACAAGTTAATTAAAAATTATAATACTGTAGATGAAGCAGTAAGGTGCATTTAG
- the spoIIAB gene encoding anti-sigma F factor: MSDNKMSIEFVSKSQNEAFARVAVAAFVAQLDPTIDEINDVKTAVSEAVTNSIIHGYENREDGLVRIEAEINEDQVTIAIIDKGIGIDNIEQAMEPLYTSRPDLERSGMGFTVMETFMDALEVDSEKGNGTKVVIKKKFNVVS, encoded by the coding sequence ATGTCTGACAATAAAATGAGCATAGAATTTGTAAGCAAATCTCAAAATGAAGCTTTTGCAAGAGTTGCAGTTGCAGCTTTTGTTGCTCAATTAGATCCAACAATTGATGAAATAAATGATGTAAAAACAGCAGTGTCTGAGGCAGTTACTAATTCTATAATACATGGATATGAAAATAGAGAAGATGGATTAGTTAGAATTGAAGCAGAAATTAATGAAGATCAAGTAACTATAGCGATTATTGATAAAGGAATTGGAATTGATAACATAGAGCAAGCTATGGAACCATTATATACATCAAGACCAGATTTGGAAAGATCTGGTATGGGATTTACTGTAATGGAGACATTTATGGATGCGTTAGAGGTTGACAGTGAAAAAGGTAATGGTACAAAGGTGGTAATTAAGAAGAAATTTAACGTGGTAAGTTAG
- the sigF gene encoding RNA polymerase sporulation sigma factor SigF has product MEKEDLKREDYNYDKNPKLLALARSGDTDAMNKLIEMNLPLVSSISKKFLNRGYDYEDIFQIGSIGLVKAINNFDLNYNVKFSTYAVPMIIGEIKRFLRDDGMIKVSRNVKSLARKIHFQKEILTKKLKRSPTIEELADYANVDKEEILFAIESSNSLQYLYDTIHQDDGAPVLLIDKLSEKSADDENLIEKIALKEALNSLDNKAKQIIMLRYFKDKTQVQVAKMLGISQVQVSRIEKKVLAEMRKKLEE; this is encoded by the coding sequence ATGGAAAAAGAGGATTTAAAACGAGAGGATTACAATTATGATAAGAATCCAAAGCTATTAGCTCTAGCAAGAAGTGGCGATACTGATGCTATGAATAAATTAATAGAAATGAATTTGCCATTGGTGTCATCTATAAGTAAAAAGTTTCTAAATAGGGGATATGATTATGAAGATATATTTCAAATAGGATCTATTGGGTTAGTTAAAGCTATTAATAATTTCGACTTAAATTATAATGTTAAGTTCTCTACTTATGCAGTTCCTATGATTATAGGAGAAATAAAGAGATTTTTAAGAGATGATGGGATGATAAAGGTAAGTCGTAATGTTAAAAGCCTTGCTAGAAAGATACATTTTCAGAAAGAGATTTTAACCAAAAAGCTTAAGAGATCACCTACTATAGAAGAGCTTGCAGATTATGCAAATGTTGATAAGGAGGAGATCTTATTTGCAATTGAATCTTCTAATAGCTTACAATATTTATATGATACAATACATCAGGATGACGGAGCTCCAGTTCTTTTAATAGATAAACTAAGTGAGAAAAGTGCAGATGATGAAAATCTTATTGAAAAGATAGCTCTTAAAGAAGCATTAAATAGTTTAGATAATAAAGCTAAACAGATTATAATGTTACGTTATTTTAAAGATAAAACACAAGTTCAAGTAGCTAAAATGTTAGGTATAAGCCAAGTGCAGGTATCGCGAATTGAAAAGAAGGTTTTAGCTGAAATGCGGAAAAAATTAGAAGAATAA
- the spoVAC gene encoding stage V sporulation protein AC, translating into MTNNKEVNEERIKQKYNDMANEAIPKSKILKDCLKAFLVGGLICDVGQLIYNIAAGFGIAEEQIMNMVPIIMVFLGALLTGTGVYAKLANFGGAGTVVPITGFSNAVVSPAIEFKKEGFIFGVAAKMFTIAGPVLVYGIGTSVIIGIIYYIIAII; encoded by the coding sequence TTGACTAATAATAAAGAAGTAAATGAAGAAAGAATAAAGCAAAAATATAATGATATGGCCAATGAAGCCATTCCAAAATCAAAGATACTTAAAGATTGCTTAAAAGCGTTTTTAGTTGGAGGATTAATATGCGATGTAGGTCAATTGATTTACAATATTGCAGCAGGATTTGGGATTGCAGAAGAACAAATAATGAATATGGTTCCTATTATAATGGTATTTTTAGGAGCTTTGTTAACAGGTACTGGAGTATATGCCAAATTGGCTAATTTTGGTGGAGCTGGTACTGTTGTTCCGATAACTGGGTTTTCTAATGCTGTAGTTTCTCCAGCAATAGAGTTTAAAAAAGAAGGATTTATATTTGGAGTCGCAGCCAAAATGTTTACAATTGCAGGACCAGTATTGGTATATGGTATTGGTACATCAGTAATAATAGGAATAATTTATTATATAATTGCAATAATTTAA